The region CGGCCAAGTTGCCTGCGTGTTAACGAAGTTCGCCAGCATTTGCGGGGTTATGTCGCCCGCTCGGGCGGTTCCTCCGGCGGTACGACCCGCTTCTCCTCCGCGAAGTGGCAGGCCGAGTCGTGCGCGGCCGGGCCCACCACGAAGCGGAACTCCGCGGGCACCGCGAGCAGCGGCACCTCCAGCGCGCAGCGCTCCTGGGCCTTCCAGCAGCGGGTGCGGAAGCGGCAGCCGGAGGGGATGTTCGCCGGGGAGGGCACGTCTCCGGCGAGGATGATCCGCTCCCGGCGTTCGCGGGCCTCCGGGTCGGGTACGGGCACGGCGGAGAGCAGGGCCTGCGTGTACGGGTGCGTCGGGTGGTCGTAGATCTCGGCGTCCCTGCCGGTCTCCACGATCCGTCCGAGGTACATCACGCCGACCCGGTCGGAGATGTGCCGCACGATGGAGAGGTCGTGCGCGATGAAGACGTAGCTCAGGTCGAACTCGTCCTGGAGCCGCTCCATCAGGTTGATCACCTGCGCCTGCACCGAGACGTCGAGCGCGGAGACGGGCTCGTCGGCGACGATGATCTCGGGGCGCAGCGCCAACCCCCGTGCGATGCCGATGCGTTGGCGCTGGCCGCCGGAGAACTGGTGCGGGTAGCGGTTGATGTACTCGGGGTTGAGGCCGACCACGTCCAACAGGTCCTGGACGCGTCTCCTGCGGTCGCCCTTGGGCGCGACCTCGGGGTGGATCTCGTAGGGCTCCCCGATGATGTCGCCGACGGTCATGCGGGGGTTGAGCGAGGTGTATGGGTCCTGGAAGACCATCTGGATGTTGCGGCGTACGGCCTTGAGCGCCTTGCCGGACAGTTTGGTGATGTCCTCGCCCTTGTACTTGATCGTCCCGTCCGTCGGTTTCTCCAGGTTGACCAGCATCCTGGCGACCGTCGACTTGCCGCAGCCGGACTCGCCGACGATGCCGAGGGTCTCGCCCGCGGCGAGTTCGAAGTCGACTCCGTCGACGGCCCTGACCGCGCCGATCTGCTTCTTGAAGAGGATCCCCCGCGTCAGCGGGTAGTGCTTGACCAGGCCGCTGACCTCCAGAATCGCCTCAGCCATCGAGGCACTCCCGCCAGAAGAAGCAGGCGCTGGTGCGGGCCCCGGCTTCCTGGTCCGCCTCTGCACGGTCCGCCTCTGCACGGTCCACCTCGAACAGCGGCGGCACCTCGGTGCGGCAGATGTCCTGAGCCATCGGACAGCGCGGGTTGAAGGCGCAGCCGGGCGGGATGTGCATCAGGTTGGGTGGCAGGCCCTTGATCGCGTAGAGCTCCTGGCCCTTCTGGTCGAGGCGCGGGATCGACTCCAGGAGGCCCTTGGTGTACGGGTGGGCGGGGGCCTTGTAGATGTCGCGGACCGGCGCGGACTCGACGATCCGGCCCGCGTACATGACGGCGATCCGGTCGGCGACGTCCGCGACGACGCCGAGGTCGTGGGTGATGAGGATGAGCCCCATGTCGAGCTCGCGCTGCAACTCGGCGAGCAGGTCCATGACCTGGGCCTGGACGGTCACGTCGAGGGCGGTGGTCGGCTCGTCGGCGATGATCAGGGCGGGCTCCAGGGCCAGCGCCATGGCGATCATGATGCGCTGGCGCATACCGCCGGAGAACTGGTGCGGATAGTCGCGCACCCGGTCGGCGGCGGCCGGGATGCGCACCCGGTCCATCAGCTCGATCGCCTTGGCGCGGGCGTCCTTGCGGGACATTCCCCGGTGCACGGTGAACATCTCGCCGAGCTGGTCGCCGACGCTGAGCACGGGGTTGAGGGAGGACAGCGCGTCCTGGAAGATCATCGCCATCTCGGCGCCGCGGACCTTGCGCCGCTCGTCCTCCTTGAGCTTCAGCAGGTCCCGGCCCTGGAAGAGGATCTCGCCGCCGGTGATCCTCCCGGGTGGCATGTCGAGGATGCCCATCACGGCCTGCGCGGTGACGGACTTTCCCGAGCCGGACTCGCCGAGGACGGCAAGCGTCTCGCCCTCGTCCACGCCGTAGTCGACCCCGTTGACGGCCTTGGCGACCCCGTCCCGGGTGCGGAACTCCACGTGCAGATCGCGTACTTCGAGCAGCACGGCCGTCACCTCAGCTTCGGGTCGAGGGCGTCGCGCACCGCGTCGCCGAGCATGATGAACGCGAGCACGGTGATCGCGAGGGCGCCGGCGGGCCACAGCAGCATGTGCGGGGCCGTGCGGATGTAGGCGGAGGCCGAGGAGATGTCGATGCCCCAGCTGACCGTGGGGGGCTTCAGGCCCACACCGAGGTAGGAGAGCGTCGCCTCCAGCGCGATGTAGGTGCCGAGCGCGATGGTGGCGACGACGATGACCGGCGCGACGGCGTTGGGGGTGATGTGCCGCAGCATCAGCCGGGAGTTCGAGGCACCGAGGGCGCGGGCGGCCTGGACGTAGTCGTTCTGCTTGATGGTGATGACGGAGCCGCGCGCGATCCGGGAGATCTGGGGCCAGCCGAGCAGCACCATGAACCCGATGACCGGCCAGATGGTGTTGCTGGTCACCACGGAGAGGAGGACCAGGCCTCCGAGCACGACAGGGATCGCGAAGAAGATGTCGGTGATCCGGGAGAGGACCGAGTCGCCCACTCCGCCGAAGAACCCGGCGAGCCCGCCGAGCACCGAGCCGAGGATCGCGACGCCGAGGGTCGCGCAGACGCCGACGCTGATCGAGACGCGGGTTCCGTACACCACCCGTGTGTAGACGTCGCAGCCCTGCCCGTCGAACCCGAAGGGGTGTCCCGGCTGCGAGCCCTCCTGGGCCTTGGCGA is a window of Streptomyces mirabilis DNA encoding:
- a CDS encoding ABC transporter ATP-binding protein, which gives rise to MAEAILEVSGLVKHYPLTRGILFKKQIGAVRAVDGVDFELAAGETLGIVGESGCGKSTVARMLVNLEKPTDGTIKYKGEDITKLSGKALKAVRRNIQMVFQDPYTSLNPRMTVGDIIGEPYEIHPEVAPKGDRRRRVQDLLDVVGLNPEYINRYPHQFSGGQRQRIGIARGLALRPEIIVADEPVSALDVSVQAQVINLMERLQDEFDLSYVFIAHDLSIVRHISDRVGVMYLGRIVETGRDAEIYDHPTHPYTQALLSAVPVPDPEARERRERIILAGDVPSPANIPSGCRFRTRCWKAQERCALEVPLLAVPAEFRFVVGPAAHDSACHFAEEKRVVPPEEPPERAT
- a CDS encoding ABC transporter ATP-binding protein, which codes for MLLEVRDLHVEFRTRDGVAKAVNGVDYGVDEGETLAVLGESGSGKSVTAQAVMGILDMPPGRITGGEILFQGRDLLKLKEDERRKVRGAEMAMIFQDALSSLNPVLSVGDQLGEMFTVHRGMSRKDARAKAIELMDRVRIPAAADRVRDYPHQFSGGMRQRIMIAMALALEPALIIADEPTTALDVTVQAQVMDLLAELQRELDMGLILITHDLGVVADVADRIAVMYAGRIVESAPVRDIYKAPAHPYTKGLLESIPRLDQKGQELYAIKGLPPNLMHIPPGCAFNPRCPMAQDICRTEVPPLFEVDRAEADRAEADQEAGARTSACFFWRECLDG
- a CDS encoding ABC transporter permease — translated: MPEQPPPYRREGAIAATGAGGAMDLATSEGATLERTPGGPEGTGPQEKPRSLWSDAWRDLRRNPVFIVSGLLILFLVVISLWPSLIATQNPLKCDLAKAQEGSQPGHPFGFDGQGCDVYTRVVYGTRVSISVGVCATLGVAILGSVLGGLAGFFGGVGDSVLSRITDIFFAIPVVLGGLVLLSVVTSNTIWPVIGFMVLLGWPQISRIARGSVITIKQNDYVQAARALGASNSRLMLRHITPNAVAPVIVVATIALGTYIALEATLSYLGVGLKPPTVSWGIDISSASAYIRTAPHMLLWPAGALAITVLAFIMLGDAVRDALDPKLR